The following proteins come from a genomic window of Pseudochaenichthys georgianus chromosome 17, fPseGeo1.2, whole genome shotgun sequence:
- the sall2 gene encoding LOW QUALITY PROTEIN: sal-like protein 2 (The sequence of the model RefSeq protein was modified relative to this genomic sequence to represent the inferred CDS: deleted 1 base in 1 codon), translated as MSRRKQKRPQQLMNQTLGACRILEHDDNLAMKSNSFPFILDSPLCSPSTSLQSSQLPLAVRSFFKGSQTPSLPTEGPLISCSPSQPSHQPLKDPGPPLSPDFPFSSLSSQTQYPPFQQPGCNPTSSASALAPPSRSAHMASPKLGLSATTTTSSSSSSSSASLCPPPHPGSPSRVPEGPPSPVTPIPSPGVTSASAAPSRAQLSIALILEELRVLQQRQIHQMQITEEICRQVLRLGGASYTIDTSSQQLLPPLPQLCLEGGKRAASPNTQPTTPQPSASVAPLLACFSSLLPSQAANKPTKPSSSLSQILQPHKSQMEGMGGTGVAHGYLRGISRSSAPPTSSSSAMSMASSSYPLALSLALPTRYLHEKSPNTTSVTGHSGLSFLNSSLPTSVSMVQNSQNALQSFSAGVEPSSSGSASTGRLQHACRFCGKAFSSDSSLQIHLRSHTGERPYQCPVCLSRFTTRGNLKVHFLRHREQNPELSLSLLPPSLFGVALGPTGGAEMGQTMSSSSSTSGMNMMQMRPKGWPEDETCGDNVEGSGTSIGFSLGASGGSTPSSLPLPPSVDLALISHSLLQLNRAAAVAAAASIASGSSHSSSSTSSSSLATSLLSNPSMSSSSSLTGLFKGAKQQHFDENTPPHAPMLTPAAYSQLAHLPKLLFPSVSTSSSTPTAHSSLYNHAALGLMRNQLPSAPGSHQLASSSHSQLSFPFSSFPKVQGQTTNTQSSLPSATPTSETSKLQRLVEKLEKAPHSSSEWLSSSTSSSILEMLSGSATTSSSSANSRFKNANTSTTYVMASPPSSTRASTSVANFTHEMVAALGMSANGASAMAGGLLPSLSITGPGGNLTSNQCGVCLRVLSCPRALRLHQATHLGERPFPCKICGRSFSTKGSLRSHLATHHARPPNARVQNSCPLCQRKFTNALVLQHHIRMHLGGQLPTDGTEDPAHEMPTESMATPESQSQSTDPNTVSTKTPPLAGHSRSPAPSSQFQCPAVGSVPVSGSTKSVEFGKSGTSSPDLIPPSDLSPDPFMNPTTQTPPPGSVEPPVLCVSAPLPVSQQTEQASQGSKDNQVEQATNNVQHPKSSPSPISSTVTKTPVSSNAMEVDCGEDEAATSFEALCGSRSNLEDFKSTPALADLSAYTCPSTSSDPNLSQDITNVIATPTLVPESVSPRPQSPEPMEEDNDESSPPASPKQDKATVPDENPNMTSTVETADTIGADGKGASQRDSTFVRETRQSFHFGSYGREEQTEDVKISGLAPIEAMDGSVPINLAPTLPSPMSRPEKKTYSCAECGKEYASRSGLKGHMKHHGVASKTTRPPVRSSRSSAEQLSSSTSMNSLNIPATRSSAGFWNQYQAFLNTSNEPTDDPTAGSQGENQSGRSSKSPIHSQMDLKSNEEAEEESSEEP; from the exons ATGACAACTTGGCAATGAAGTCAAACTCCTTTCCATTTATCCTGGATTCTCCCTTGTGCTCTCCATCGACCTCTCTTCAAAGCTCCCAGCTGCCCCTCGCTGTCCGGTCATTTTTCAAGGGCTCTCAGACCCCCTCTTTACCTACTGAGGGTCCACTGATATCCTGCTCACCCAGCCAGCCCTCCCACCAGCCCCTCAAAGACCCAGGACCCCCCCTCTCTCCTGACTTCccgttctcctctctctcttcccaAACTCAATATCCACCCTTTCAACAGCCTGGTTGCAACCCTACGTCTTCTGCAAGTGCCCTC GCCCCCCCCTCCCGAAGCGCACACATGGCCTCTCCCAAGTTGGGGCTGTCAGCCACCACCActacttcttcttcctcctcatcaTCCTCTGCCTCCCTATGTCCACCACCACACCCTGGTAGCCCTAGCCGTGTGCCTGAGGGACCACCAAGTCCTGTTACTCCAATACCCAGCCCAGGAGTGACATCAGCCTCAGCTGCACCCTCTAGGGCCCAACTGAGCATCGCCCTGATACTGGAGGAGCTCCGGGTCCTTCAGCAAAGGCAGATCCATCAAATGCAGATAACAGAGGAGATCTGTAGACAGGTGCTACGCCTCGGTGGAGCCTCCTATACCATAGACACATCCTCCCAGCAACTCCTCCCCCCCCTGCCTCAGCTCTGCCTGGAAGGCGGCAAAAGGGCAGCCAGCCCAAATACCCAGCCAACCACACCTCAGCCGTCCGCCTCCGTCGCTCCTCTCCTGGCATGTTTCTCCTCTCTGCTCCCTTCTCAGGCAGCCAACAAACCCACAAAGCCAAGCAGTTCCCTGTCTCAAATCCTGCAGCCCCACAAATCCCAGATGGAAGGGATGGGAGGGACTGGAGTGGCTCATGGTTATCTGAGGGGGATTTCCCGATCTTCAGCACCCcccacctcttcctcttccGCCATGTCCATGGCTTCTTCCAGCTATCCGCTAGCCTTGTCATTAGCTCTCCCCACCCGCTATCttcatgagaaatctccaaatACCACTTCAGTGACTGGGCACAGCGGGCTGTCCTTCCTAAACTCATCCCTCCCCACATCAGTATCTATGGTCCAAAACTCCCAAAATGCCCTgcaatctttctctgcaggGGTAGAACCTTCCTCTTCAGGCTCCGCCTCCACAGGCCGACTGCAACATGCCTGCCGCTTTTGTGGAAAAGCATTCAGTAGTGACTCTTCCCTACAGATACATCTGCGCTCGCACACAGGGGAACGGCCCTACCAGTGCCCAGTGTGCCTCAGCCGCTTCACCACCAGGGGCAATCTCAAGGTGCACTTCCTACGCCATCGTGAGCAAAACCCAGAGCTCTCACTTTCACTCCTGCCACCATCCTTGTTTGGAGTAGCATTAGGACCCACTGGGGGGGCAGAAATGGGACAGACCAtgagcagtagtagcagtactAGTGGCATGAATATGATGCAGATGAGGCCAAAAGGCTGGCCTGAGGATGAAACATGTGGAGATAATGTGGAGGGCAGTGGTACCAGCATAGGCTTTTCTCTGGGAGCCTCCGGAGGATCTACTCCTTCTTCCCTGCCCTTGCCCCCTAGTGTAGACCTGGCTTTGATTTCCCACTCTCTTCTGCAGCTTAATAGGGCTGCGGCTGTAGCAGCTGCAGCTTCTATCGCCTCTGGCTCATCCCACTCCTCTTCTTCAACTTCCTCCTCTTCTCTGGCTACCTCACTCCTCTCCAACCCTTCCATGTCATCGTCTTCCAGCCTCACAGGCTTATTCAAGGGTGCCAAGCAGCAGCACTTTGATGAAAACACTCCCCCTCATGCCCCAATGCTTACTCCTGCTGCATACTCCCAGCTAGCCCACCTGCCGAAGCTCCTTTTCCCATCTGTCTCCACGTCTTCCTCTACCCCTACTGCACACTCATCCCTCTACAACCATGCAGCCTTGGGCTTGATGCGCAACCAACTCCCCTCTGCCCCAGGCTCCCACCAACTTGCTTCATCTAGCCATTCTCAgctttcttttcctttctcttcatTTCCTAAAGTCCAAGGTCAAACCACCAACACTCAATCCTCCCTGCCATCAGCCACTCCTACATCTGAAACTTCAAAGCTGCAGAGGCTGGTGGAAAAGCTAGAGAAGGCCCCACATTCCTCATCTGAATGGCTGTCTTCCTCTACTTCCTCCTCCATTCTTGAGATGTTATCTGGAAGTGCCACTACCTCTTCAAGTTCAGCCAACAGTCGTTTCAAAAATGCAAACACTTCGACCACATACGTCATGGCGTCCCCACCATCTTCGACTCGTGCTTCCACTTCTGTTGCAAACTTCACCCATGAGATGGTTGCTGCCCTAGGCATGAGTGCCAATGGAGCGAGTGCCATGGCAGGGGGCTTGCTACCATCACTAAGCATCACAGGTCCAGGTGGTAACCTGACAAGCAATCAGTGCGGGGTGTGTCTACGGGTCCTGAGCTGTCCAAGAGCACTGCGTCTGCACCAGGCTACACACCTCGGAGAACGCCCTTTTCCATGTAAGATATGTGGCAGATCCTTCTCTACCAAAGGCAGCCTGCGGTCACATCTAGCCACTCATCATGCCCGACCTCCAAATGCACGTGTCCAGAACTCTTGCCCACTGTGCCAGCGTAAGTTTACTAACGCTCTAGTGCTCCAGCACCACATCCGTATGCACCTTGGTGGACAGTTGCCAACAGATGGCACAGAGGATCCTGCACATGAGATGCCAACTGAATCTATGGCAACACCTGAGTCTCAATCCCAATCGACTGACCCAAATACTGTCTCTACTAAAACACCTCCTTTAGCAGGCCACTCTAGGAGCCCAGCCCCAAGCTCACAATTTCAATGTCCAGCAGTTGGCTCGGTTCCTGTGTCCGGCAGTACAAAATCAGTTGAGTTTGGGAAGTCTGGGACCTCCAGTCCTGACCTTATTCCCCCCTCTGACCTCAGCCCTGACCCCTTCATGAATCCCACCACACAAACTCCACCCCCAGGCAGTGTGGAACCCCCTGTCCTTTGTGTCAGTGCCCCCTTGCCAGTCTCTCAACAGACAGAACAAGCTTCCCAAGGTAGCAAAGATAACCAGGTTGAGCAAGCTACTAACAATGTCCAACATCCTAAATCCAGCCCCTCACCAATTTCCTCCACTGTTACCAAAACACCAGTTTCATCGAACGCTATGGAAGTAGACTGTGGAGAAGATGAAGCAGCCACCTCCTTCGAAGCCCTTTGTGGCTCCAGATCCAATCTGGAAGACTTTAAAAGCACACCTGCCCTTGCTGACCTCTCTGCTTACACCTGTCCCAGTACCTCCTCTGATCCCAACCTGAGTCAAGATATAACGAATGTTATCGCAACACCAACCTTAGTACCAGAGTCTGTCTCCCCAAGGCCCCAATCACCAGAACCCATGGAAGAAGACAATGACGAGTCTTCTCCACCAGCATCACCAAAGCAAGACAAAGCAACTGTGCCTGACGAGAACCCCAACATGACGTCCACTGTGGAGACTGCTGACACTATTGGTGCTGATGGAAAAGGTGCATCTCAGAGAGATAGCACGTTTGTGAGGGAAACACGTCAGAGCTTTCATTTTGGTTCATACGGGAGGGAAGAGCAGACAGAAGATGTTAAGATTAGTGGATTGGCTCCAATTGAAGCAATGGATGGTTCTGTCCCCATTAACCTTGCCCCAACCCTCCCATCCCCGATGTCTCGTCCTGAAAAGAAGACGTATAGCTGTGCTGAGTGTGGAAAAGAGTATGCCAGTCGCAGTGGACTAAAG GGGCACATGAAGCATCATGGTGTAGCATCCAAAACAACACGTCCACCAGTCCGGAGTAGTCGTTCTTCAGCTGAACAACTTTCTTCTTCTACATCGATGAATTCCTTGAACATTCCAGCCACCAGGAGCTCAGCGGGCTTCTGGAACCAGTACCAAGCTTTCCTCAACACCAGTAACGAGCCAACTGATGATCCAACAGCTGGCAGCCAAGGAGAAAATCAGTCGGGTCGGTCTTCAAAATCACCCATTCATTCTCAGATGGATTTGAAATCCAATGAGGAAGCTGAGGAAGAGTCTAGTGAAGAGCCATAA